A genomic window from Anthocerotibacter panamensis C109 includes:
- a CDS encoding IPT/TIG domain-containing protein: MRGEAIDPLGFGGGDTNLYRYVGNAPHLAVDPSGLQQTKSSPTLNPNPTPSREVMLSEVPGATTAGACDFLFSAEPVQTNLTTCTCDSFDRCFECQTEGFCTQVCGPGTIFSCGGGVLPPGGGGGGGGTFPTISSVSSFSAQVGQTVTLTGNNLGNATQVRFGGIPAAFTVNAANGQVTATVPPGASTGLICVVTPSGTAQTAQNFVPVQVAAALRQAQSALANVADQLLQGLTSRDFLESVANGADIAGNAAGALALILGAEGTGTTLTGVGALIGVPSLAGAVGATGVSVIAKGSATLIRGLLEQQYYAAKAKVDILKPGGNPIGRAGSSPEIRELTGDQTDALNLFMELIEGGTEVPTPNFKGFRFKIPGDGTVQIRDFASKSPNTNATIDVKLKSVPDIEKLKFNP; encoded by the coding sequence TTGCGTGGCGAAGCCATAGACCCTCTCGGCTTTGGGGGTGGCGACACCAACCTCTATCGCTATGTGGGTAATGCCCCCCATCTCGCGGTAGACCCCAGTGGACTCCAGCAAACAAAATCAAGTCCTACCCTCAACCCTAATCCCACCCCTAGCCGTGAAGTTATGCTCTCCGAAGTACCAGGGGCTACTACGGCTGGAGCCTGTGATTTTCTATTCAGTGCCGAGCCAGTACAGACAAATCTCACTACCTGTACCTGCGATTCATTTGATCGGTGCTTTGAGTGTCAGACAGAAGGCTTTTGCACTCAAGTTTGTGGACCAGGAACAATATTTAGCTGTGGGGGCGGGGTTCTTCCTCCAGGTGGCGGTGGGGGCGGCGGCGGAACGTTCCCGACTATCAGCAGTGTGAGCAGTTTCAGTGCCCAAGTGGGTCAGACGGTGACACTCACGGGCAACAATTTGGGCAATGCCACGCAAGTACGGTTTGGGGGTATCCCCGCAGCGTTCACGGTCAATGCCGCGAATGGTCAAGTGACAGCAACAGTGCCGCCGGGTGCATCAACGGGTCTTATCTGTGTGGTCACCCCGAGTGGGACAGCACAGACAGCGCAGAATTTTGTGCCTGTGCAGGTGGCTGCGGCCCTACGCCAAGCACAATCTGCTCTAGCGAATGTCGCTGACCAGCTCTTGCAGGGATTGACCAGCCGGGATTTCCTGGAGAGTGTGGCTAATGGGGCAGATATTGCAGGGAATGCAGCAGGAGCCTTGGCACTTATCCTTGGCGCAGAAGGTACAGGTACAACACTCACGGGTGTTGGAGCGCTCATTGGGGTGCCAAGCTTGGCTGGAGCAGTGGGTGCAACTGGAGTATCTGTCATTGCCAAGGGGAGTGCAACTTTGATTAGGGGGTTATTGGAGCAGCAGTACTATGCGGCTAAGGCTAAGGTTGATATTTTGAAGCCTGGGGGAAATCCAATTGGTAGAGCAGGGAGTAGCCCTGAAATACGAGAACTAACGGGTGATCAGACGGATGCGTTAAACCTTTTTATGGAATTGATTGAAGGGGGTACTGAGGTTCCTACTCCAAATTTTAAGGGATTTCGTTTCAAAATTCCCGGTGACGGAACTGTACAGATCAGAGATTTTGCATCCAAGAGTCCCAATACGAATGCTACAATAGACGTTAAGCTGAAAAGCGTTCCTGACATTGAAAAACTCAAGTTTAACCCCTAA
- a CDS encoding IPT/TIG domain-containing protein, protein MSTSLTVTPSTTPPNTPTITSVSSFNAQVGQTVTLTGNNLGNATQVWFGGVPAAFTLNVSTNTVTAAVPPNAPTAPISVVTPSGTTQTAQNFVPVQVAAATGQAQFNLGIAAQQQDEQFINFLRQRSVEYDNRVAGPADLFDINYYLLLNRLRTVRSMLTGNLKGSNIAVASASFNDRAPRFYIALSGQKDLSTDQLGKLDIGPEEYAGLAKIAIRYFNGGMVPRINSKTGEFRLGENGSILIRESQYDSEQKILEQVRIELLADPALTGTVRILSEYKYCPGCLRSISKFEKDFPLRVNLKVYDAVGR, encoded by the coding sequence ATGTCCACCAGCCTGACGGTGACGCCCTCGACCACGCCACCAAATACCCCAACCATCACCAGTGTGAGCAGCTTTAATGCCCAAGTGGGACAGACAGTGACCCTCACGGGCAACAATCTGGGCAATGCCACGCAAGTGTGGTTTGGAGGAGTTCCAGCAGCGTTCACCCTCAATGTCTCGACCAATACAGTAACGGCGGCAGTGCCCCCGAATGCCCCCACGGCTCCAATCAGTGTGGTCACCCCGAGTGGGACAACGCAGACAGCGCAGAATTTTGTGCCTGTGCAGGTGGCTGCGGCTACGGGGCAGGCACAGTTCAATTTGGGTATAGCGGCTCAACAGCAGGATGAGCAGTTTATCAACTTCTTAAGGCAACGCTCCGTTGAGTATGATAATCGGGTAGCGGGGCCAGCAGATTTATTTGACATAAACTACTACCTCCTTTTGAATAGGTTAAGAACTGTTCGCTCTATGCTTACTGGTAACCTTAAGGGGAGCAATATTGCAGTTGCATCAGCAAGTTTTAACGATCGAGCGCCACGTTTCTACATTGCATTGAGTGGTCAAAAGGATCTATCTACAGACCAGCTTGGAAAATTAGATATTGGTCCTGAAGAGTATGCAGGACTTGCAAAAATTGCTATCCGATATTTTAATGGAGGAATGGTTCCCAGGATAAATAGTAAAACAGGAGAATTTAGGTTAGGTGAAAATGGCTCCATATTAATTCGAGAATCACAGTATGACTCAGAGCAAAAAATCCTTGAACAAGTTAGGATAGAGCTTTTAGCTGATCCAGCCTTAACTGGAACGGTTCGTATCCTAAGTGAGTATAAGTATTGTCCTGGTTGTTTGCGGAGCATTTCTAAGTTTGAAAAGGATTTTCCGCTACGTGTTAATCTTAAAGTTTATGACGCGGTAGGAAGATAA
- a CDS encoding transposase: MPSELLNEKIGETKELIMGQQGFWDWEQRHQQLQQRKSFLVRLDTLIPWSDFRPILEQVYAQDRKSNAGRKPIDVILKFKMLILQRLYNISDAELEYQVHDRLSFMKFLHLGLEDQIPDATTIGLFREQLTQLGLIEALYLRFESYLVEEGYQAKSGQIVDASFIPVPKQHNKRLENEQIKAGQVPEGWSESKKEQKDVDARQGLFILI, from the coding sequence TTGCCTAGCGAGCTGCTAAATGAGAAAATTGGAGAAACCAAGGAATTGATTATGGGACAGCAAGGGTTTTGGGATTGGGAACAACGCCATCAGCAATTGCAACAACGAAAAAGCTTTTTAGTTCGGTTAGATACCCTGATTCCCTGGTCGGATTTTCGCCCGATCCTGGAGCAAGTTTATGCTCAAGACAGGAAAAGTAATGCAGGTCGTAAGCCTATCGACGTAATTTTAAAATTTAAAATGCTAATACTGCAACGCCTCTATAACATTAGCGATGCTGAGTTGGAATACCAAGTTCATGATCGCCTGTCCTTTATGAAGTTTTTGCATTTGGGTCTAGAAGATCAAATCCCGGACGCTACGACGATTGGTTTATTCCGAGAACAGTTAACCCAGTTAGGTTTGATAGAAGCGTTGTACTTGCGCTTTGAAAGCTATCTGGTAGAGGAAGGCTACCAAGCCAAGAGTGGACAGATTGTGGATGCTAGTTTTATCCCTGTGCCCAAGCAACATAATAAACGTTTAGAGAATGAGCAAATCAAGGCTGGACAAGTTCCAGAAGGTTGGTCTGAATCAAAAAAAGAACAAAAAGATGTGGATGCCCGCCAGGGTCTTTTCATTCTCATTTAG
- a CDS encoding transposase, translated as MKRPWDARWTKKNDESHFGYKNHVNIDAEYGFIRVYAVTDAAVHDSQMLGAILDAENEGDSVWADSAYRSADTEWALAKMGFHSKIHERGYRNRELTEAQKSENREKSRIRARVEHVFGRFVNEMGGKLLRGVGQIRIAAKVGLLNLSYNLKRYVYLKTAGIV; from the coding sequence ATGAAACGACCCTGGGATGCCCGCTGGACCAAAAAAAATGATGAATCGCACTTTGGCTACAAGAACCATGTAAATATCGATGCAGAATACGGCTTTATTCGAGTTTATGCGGTGACTGATGCCGCCGTGCATGACTCCCAAATGTTAGGGGCCATCCTGGATGCAGAAAATGAAGGCGATAGCGTGTGGGCGGACAGTGCTTATCGCAGTGCAGATACAGAATGGGCGCTAGCTAAAATGGGTTTTCATAGCAAGATCCATGAACGGGGCTATCGAAATCGGGAATTGACAGAAGCTCAAAAAAGTGAGAATCGGGAGAAGTCACGAATCCGAGCACGGGTAGAACATGTGTTTGGTCGTTTTGTAAATGAGATGGGTGGGAAGCTCTTGCGTGGCGTGGGGCAGATACGGATCGCTGCGAAAGTGGGCTTGCTCAATCTGAGCTATAACTTGAAACGGTACGTCTACTTAAAAACAGCAGGGATAGTGTGA
- a CDS encoding FG-GAP-like repeat-containing protein, protein MFALLARWFHKFVCLLLLFIFTGNPLTAVVQAAVYVPSGFYYYDTLDLALGGQYPLFVSRHYQSQSASGASVAGLDGPFGPGTHMGLYSLRAEVVSTFRVRLFMPTGDEQAFIRVGDGTYRNERLSDPIQGIVQVNGTTITLTMERGTVLSFTASGSTRQLNSIQDRLGKVIRFEYDPGESRIRKVIDPFGRYIQFEYQAGTNRVSVAQLYAGTDGFNDWFVSYEYDGSGNLVRFHNVMDGQFASRADGSQTATNGVTQYSYSGNALTTITGPRGYVVLTNSYDGNGRIIQQRLPGVNSSTSADDVLTTYSYGTNSATLSNRDQAGASRFPTTLTWDGATQNITQARSEVDGSTSNATYDPTYNLIATYKNALNQQTTWNYQLDSSGTFTRLSRIQQSDSSQTNFSFNGSFGRISSVTDERNQTTSFTYHAADQSFGLNQVSSPLPQNDFYPQYNSYGQPLRYQDGQGRQVTYTYNDYVPSGTDPNPNTRFQDLASITDGSGVQVRLSYDALSRLTSLTDATGNTWTYSYDRLGRVLQIIAPGNRTTRYTYDDQSNLTSLTAPNGVKTTYTYDALDRVASRTQNGRTESYGYNELGQLTSSTDPKGQVTSYTFDSKGRTATVTFNNQSTLSYSYNTLDQVTQITDSSDPAGSKNIAFSYSTASNQINRLAQVTTAPGTTSQDKLNYAYDAAGNLTKVTREAPPPQEPYGFMDYGNCQNAGGWAYDPDNPSAILGINFYLDGPRGSGTYFASTQTGLYRSDLQANWGFNFTYPTPFQDNRAHTVYAYAVKNGIETLLNTDPQTTPVCAAPAPPPTTLNCANYPLSLSIDEGNYFPVGNATFRWTAPGTPNGYYIRVQNAATGAIRYDSSLVSFTSTILSLSLGNYLLSGSVWLNAPNVIGATPDAGGSRCPSTTPIAFTVYRENRPPLQSPQPLVLQNKAEASLAPVVSPAPQPDVPQGPPVLTDLLRYSYKNDNSLASATLVGNGDGADLTVSFNYDASGSLTSVSYPNGLTGNYSYTRPSGSPNGDVRQVTFSVGSTGLRQVTYSYDYDASSTTARGYLTQRTESGPNVPAIAQGQQFSYNAVGELTSTQTTAGSYTSAYDLDGNPTAITNAGVNTTATYEAGSNRMTGFGGRTIQTDANGNITNDGINRYEWNARDELITIRDQSNNIRATFIYDALGRRIQKTVNGITTQFTYSGSQVIEEVTNGVKKRYLVGLGLDAVYASRTNGADEYLLRDALNGSIIAVVAGSNSPYVKTGYGYTPFGQVVTSSINTLLSADILWRNTASNQVAVWLMNGATFSASTPISYYADQNWQVAASGDLNQDGKTDILWRNLITGQNVAWLLDGTAYKGDGPLPTVTDLSWHIEGIADFNGDGKNDLLWRNYASGANSIWLMDGTTPISYPSLPWPAVGDLNWHIEEAADFTGDGQPDILWRNYSTGTVSIWVMNGLNFVYSIGLPIAPDPAWKVGGVGDFTGDGKTDILWRNYTGGDIHIWVMSGVTYTTSIVLSPVTDLNWQIASAGDFGGPGSVPPNNLTFTGREDDGTGLIYYRARYYSPDLQRFIAEDPLGFGGGDTNLYRYVGNTPHLAVDPSGLQQTKLSPKPTPRKQSNVTTQSSITAPGPTTNNSCGVVVFGPVTASAAQGNQAIGTDPPPSPNDTICGFSITIGVGGGGGFVVALPGQTVAAGGSVSYVPFTYFCNASTPCLPEAYIQLSLSGQPADWVQSATAIPGRTTYSFNPPNVFPSQQQSSTLTIRTDASTPPNTYNLTIGGTTINGPSGVRSMSTSLTVTPPTTPPNTPTITSVSSFSAQVGQTVTLTGNNLGNATQVWFGGVPAAFTLNVSTNTVTAAVPPNAPTAPISVVTASGTTQTAQNFMPTNVPTAPRRAQFDLGIAAQQLQQFYERNQDALQGTFSALGQVLNGGLTGILGLLELSGGAALLNYANLEDGSLSGAVAAAAAADLLAVGSTTVLAGNALVNQGVKGLFEQQYYAASQGGGQIFNVKGIGNLDLTSGGINNFISKNANRFQKKLGDKIGQGRLPFEKGRAGFDKALSIIDRTLKNPTDVFGPFTSARGQNTVIDIFSRETGFTVRIRADGSFDTLIPGPTRGIRP, encoded by the coding sequence GTGTTTGCGCTACTGGCCCGCTGGTTCCATAAATTTGTCTGTTTGCTGCTTCTGTTTATTTTTACGGGCAACCCCCTGACGGCAGTAGTCCAAGCGGCGGTCTATGTCCCGAGTGGTTTCTACTACTACGACACTCTAGACTTGGCGCTGGGCGGGCAGTATCCCCTCTTTGTATCCCGACATTACCAGAGTCAATCAGCTAGCGGTGCTTCAGTTGCGGGGTTGGATGGTCCTTTTGGACCAGGGACGCACATGGGGCTCTACAGCCTCAGAGCAGAGGTGGTCAGCACTTTCCGGGTGCGCCTATTCATGCCCACGGGCGACGAGCAAGCCTTTATCAGAGTCGGCGATGGCACCTATCGCAATGAGCGCTTGTCTGACCCCATCCAGGGGATTGTCCAAGTCAATGGCACGACCATCACGCTGACGATGGAGCGTGGGACCGTTCTGAGCTTCACCGCCTCTGGGAGTACGCGACAGCTCAACTCCATCCAGGACCGCCTCGGCAAAGTTATCCGGTTTGAGTATGACCCTGGGGAGAGCCGTATTCGCAAGGTCATTGATCCTTTTGGGCGCTACATCCAATTCGAGTATCAGGCGGGGACCAACCGGGTGAGTGTGGCCCAACTCTACGCCGGGACCGATGGCTTCAATGACTGGTTTGTAAGCTACGAGTACGACGGGTCGGGGAATCTGGTCCGTTTTCATAACGTGATGGATGGTCAGTTTGCCTCCCGTGCCGATGGCAGTCAGACTGCGACCAATGGCGTGACGCAATATAGCTACAGCGGCAATGCCCTCACGACCATCACCGGACCGAGGGGCTATGTGGTCCTGACCAATAGCTATGACGGCAATGGACGGATCATTCAGCAGCGCTTGCCGGGGGTCAATAGCAGCACCAGTGCTGACGATGTGCTCACCACCTACAGCTATGGGACCAACAGTGCAACGCTGAGTAACCGAGACCAAGCAGGGGCATCGCGCTTTCCAACAACGTTGACTTGGGACGGGGCAACGCAAAATATCACCCAAGCCAGGTCTGAGGTGGATGGAAGTACCAGCAACGCCACCTATGACCCCACCTACAACCTGATTGCCACCTACAAGAATGCGCTCAACCAGCAGACGACCTGGAATTACCAGTTAGACAGCAGTGGGACCTTCACTCGCCTATCTCGCATACAACAAAGTGACAGCAGTCAGACGAATTTTAGCTTCAATGGCTCCTTTGGGCGCATCAGTAGTGTGACCGATGAGCGCAATCAGACCACGAGCTTTACCTACCATGCGGCGGACCAGTCCTTTGGGCTCAATCAGGTCTCCTCGCCCCTGCCGCAGAACGATTTCTATCCCCAGTACAACAGCTACGGACAGCCCTTGCGCTACCAAGACGGGCAGGGGCGGCAGGTTACCTACACCTATAACGACTATGTACCCTCGGGGACTGACCCCAACCCCAACACCCGCTTTCAGGATCTAGCCTCTATCACGGACGGGTCGGGCGTGCAGGTGCGCCTGAGCTATGATGCGCTGTCGCGGCTGACTAGTTTGACCGATGCTACGGGCAATACTTGGACCTACAGCTATGACCGGCTCGGGCGGGTGCTCCAGATTATTGCTCCCGGCAACCGCACCACCCGCTACACCTATGATGACCAGTCGAATCTGACGAGCCTCACGGCTCCCAATGGCGTCAAGACCACCTATACCTATGATGCTTTGGACCGGGTGGCAAGCCGCACCCAGAATGGGCGCACGGAGTCCTATGGGTACAACGAACTGGGGCAACTGACCAGCAGCACCGACCCGAAGGGGCAGGTGACGAGCTACACCTTTGACAGTAAGGGGCGTACCGCGACGGTCACTTTCAACAACCAATCCACCCTGAGCTACAGCTACAACACGCTGGACCAAGTCACCCAGATAACGGATAGCTCCGACCCTGCCGGGAGCAAGAATATTGCCTTTAGCTACAGCACAGCCAGTAATCAAATCAACCGGCTAGCGCAGGTGACGACCGCTCCAGGCACCACGAGTCAGGATAAGTTGAACTACGCTTACGATGCGGCAGGGAATCTGACCAAAGTCACCCGCGAGGCTCCACCGCCCCAGGAGCCCTATGGGTTTATGGACTATGGCAACTGTCAAAATGCTGGAGGATGGGCCTATGACCCGGATAACCCTAGCGCAATTCTGGGCATTAACTTTTATCTGGATGGCCCGAGAGGGTCCGGGACCTATTTCGCATCAACGCAAACGGGGCTGTACCGCTCGGACCTCCAAGCCAATTGGGGATTTAACTTCACCTACCCCACCCCATTCCAGGACAACAGAGCACACACTGTCTACGCCTATGCCGTCAAAAATGGGATAGAAACTCTCCTGAACACGGACCCTCAAACTACCCCTGTTTGTGCAGCACCAGCCCCCCCACCCACTACCCTTAACTGCGCCAACTACCCACTCAGCTTGAGTATTGACGAGGGTAATTACTTCCCCGTTGGCAACGCTACTTTCCGGTGGACAGCCCCCGGTACTCCTAATGGTTACTACATTCGGGTTCAGAATGCAGCTACCGGTGCTATCCGCTATGACAGCTCGCTGGTGAGCTTCACGTCCACGATATTGAGTCTGTCGCTGGGGAATTATCTGCTGAGCGGTTCTGTCTGGCTCAATGCTCCCAATGTCATAGGCGCAACTCCAGATGCCGGAGGCTCTCGGTGTCCTAGCACCACGCCTATTGCCTTCACTGTCTACCGGGAGAATCGCCCCCCCCTGCAAAGTCCACAACCCTTAGTTCTCCAGAATAAGGCTGAGGCATCTCTGGCTCCTGTCGTGTCCCCAGCGCCCCAACCGGATGTACCCCAGGGACCACCCGTGCTGACGGATTTGCTGCGCTACAGCTACAAGAATGACAACAGTCTGGCGAGCGCCACCTTAGTAGGCAATGGCGATGGCGCGGACCTGACGGTGAGCTTCAACTATGACGCTTCCGGCTCGCTGACCAGTGTGAGCTACCCCAATGGCTTGACCGGCAACTACAGCTACACGCGCCCGAGCGGTTCTCCCAATGGCGATGTCCGGCAGGTGACCTTTAGCGTCGGCAGTACCGGCTTGCGTCAGGTCACCTATAGCTATGACTACGATGCCAGCAGCACCACAGCGCGGGGATATCTGACCCAGCGCACGGAGAGTGGTCCCAATGTGCCAGCCATTGCCCAGGGTCAGCAGTTCAGCTACAACGCGGTCGGGGAGCTAACCAGCACGCAGACTACAGCGGGCAGCTACACCAGTGCCTACGACCTAGACGGTAACCCCACCGCTATCACCAATGCTGGGGTGAATACGACCGCCACCTATGAAGCAGGTAGCAACCGGATGACCGGCTTTGGGGGTCGCACCATTCAGACGGATGCCAACGGTAATATCACTAACGATGGCATCAACCGCTATGAGTGGAATGCCCGTGATGAACTCATCACCATCCGCGACCAGAGTAACAACATCAGGGCCACGTTTATCTATGACGCTCTGGGTCGCCGTATTCAGAAGACAGTCAATGGGATAACCACCCAGTTCACCTACAGTGGCAGTCAGGTCATTGAAGAAGTGACCAATGGGGTCAAGAAGCGCTACTTGGTCGGTTTAGGGCTTGATGCAGTCTATGCTAGCCGAACTAATGGCGCGGATGAATATTTGCTCAGAGACGCCCTCAACGGTTCCATCATTGCTGTGGTTGCGGGGAGCAATTCTCCGTATGTGAAGACCGGCTATGGCTACACGCCCTTCGGTCAAGTTGTGACTTCGAGTATCAACACTCTTCTGAGTGCGGACATCCTGTGGCGCAACACTGCCAGCAATCAAGTTGCAGTTTGGTTGATGAATGGAGCTACCTTTTCTGCTTCCACCCCTATTTCATATTATGCAGACCAAAATTGGCAAGTAGCGGCGAGTGGAGACTTGAATCAGGATGGCAAAACCGACATTCTTTGGCGAAACCTAATCACCGGACAAAATGTGGCATGGCTACTTGATGGAACCGCCTATAAGGGCGACGGCCCCTTACCTACCGTTACAGACCTATCCTGGCATATTGAAGGCATAGCAGACTTCAATGGCGACGGGAAAAACGACTTGCTGTGGCGCAATTACGCTTCAGGAGCAAACTCTATCTGGTTGATGGATGGGACAACACCGATAAGCTATCCTTCCTTACCCTGGCCTGCGGTCGGGGATCTTAATTGGCACATTGAGGAAGCTGCCGACTTCACAGGGGATGGGCAGCCTGATATCCTGTGGCGCAACTACAGCACTGGGACAGTAAGCATTTGGGTGATGAATGGGTTGAACTTTGTCTACAGTATTGGTTTGCCTATTGCGCCTGATCCAGCTTGGAAAGTTGGTGGGGTTGGCGACTTCACCGGAGACGGGAAAACAGATATCCTTTGGCGCAACTATACCGGTGGCGATATCCATATTTGGGTGATGTCTGGAGTTACCTATACGACCAGCATCGTTCTGTCTCCAGTTACCGATTTGAATTGGCAAATTGCCAGTGCTGGCGACTTTGGAGGTCCTGGTAGTGTCCCACCTAACAATCTAACCTTCACAGGGCGCGAAGACGACGGAACCGGCCTCATCTACTACCGCGCCCGCTACTATTCTCCCGACCTGCAACGCTTTATCGCAGAAGACCCCTTGGGTTTTGGTGGGGGCGACACCAATCTCTACCGCTATGTGGGTAATACCCCCCATCTCGCGGTAGACCCCAGTGGCCTCCAGCAAACAAAATTAAGTCCTAAGCCTACCCCCAGAAAACAAAGCAATGTCACCACCCAAAGTAGCATTACCGCCCCTGGTCCGACGACCAACAATTCTTGTGGTGTGGTTGTGTTCGGACCCGTTACCGCCTCCGCCGCACAGGGTAACCAAGCCATTGGGACAGACCCCCCACCTTCGCCTAACGACACTATTTGCGGATTTAGTATAACCATTGGGGTTGGCGGCGGCGGCGGTTTCGTCGTCGCACTACCTGGTCAGACCGTCGCTGCTGGGGGTTCAGTTTCCTACGTTCCCTTCACCTACTTTTGCAATGCTTCCACCCCCTGCCTGCCCGAGGCTTATATTCAACTGTCTCTGAGTGGACAGCCCGCCGATTGGGTGCAAAGTGCCACCGCGATACCCGGAAGGACAACCTACAGCTTCAATCCGCCCAACGTGTTCCCCTCGCAGCAGCAGAGTAGCACCCTGACGATACGCACCGATGCCAGTACGCCGCCGAATACCTACAATCTGACCATCGGTGGGACTACCATCAATGGACCGTCGGGGGTGCGCTCGATGTCCACCAGCCTGACGGTAACGCCCCCGACCACGCCCCCAAATACCCCAACCATCACCAGTGTGAGCAGTTTCAGTGCCCAAGTGGGACAGACAGTGACCCTCACAGGCAACAATCTAGGCAATGCCACGCAAGTGTGGTTTGGAGGAGTTCCAGCAGCGTTCACCCTCAATGTCTCGACCAATACAGTAACGGCGGCAGTGCCCCCGAATGCCCCCACGGCTCCAATCAGTGTGGTCACGGCGAGTGGGACAACGCAGACAGCGCAGAATTTTATGCCTACGAATGTTCCTACTGCTCCGAGGCGAGCACAGTTTGATTTGGGCATAGCGGCTCAACAGCTCCAGCAATTCTACGAACGCAACCAAGATGCGCTTCAGGGCACGTTTAGCGCCTTGGGACAGGTTTTGAACGGTGGACTCACCGGAATCCTGGGTCTGCTTGAACTCAGTGGAGGTGCAGCACTACTGAACTACGCTAACCTTGAAGATGGCTCCCTGAGTGGTGCGGTAGCGGCAGCGGCAGCAGCAGACTTATTAGCGGTTGGTTCTACTACAGTCCTTGCTGGCAATGCTTTGGTAAATCAGGGCGTTAAAGGGTTGTTCGAGCAGCAGTATTATGCAGCTTCGCAAGGAGGTGGGCAGATATTTAATGTTAAGGGCATTGGAAACTTAGATCTCACATCTGGAGGTATTAATAACTTTATTTCTAAAAACGCTAATCGCTTTCAAAAAAAGTTAGGAGATAAGATTGGTCAGGGGCGGTTACCCTTTGAGAAAGGGCGAGCAGGGTTTGATAAAGCCCTATCCATAATTGATCGAACCCTAAAGAATCCAACAGATGTCTTTGGTCCATTTACTTCAGCAAGAGGACAAAACACCGTGATCGATATATTTAGTAGAGAAACAGGTTTTACAGTCCGAATCCGAGCCGATGGGAGTTTTGACACCCTAATTCCAGGGCCAACACGAGGAATAAGACCATGA